In Phyllopteryx taeniolatus isolate TA_2022b chromosome 13, UOR_Ptae_1.2, whole genome shotgun sequence, the following are encoded in one genomic region:
- the LOC133487529 gene encoding uncharacterized protein LOC133487529 isoform X2 translates to MGLLTAVAVAAGAAGAAGGVLIFAPVAIATIGYSAAVGLTAVVNTGLVTGTAAAAGSAGVSAAAAPVAGLVMALF, encoded by the exons ATGGGACTTC TTACAGCAGTGGCTGTCGCAGCAGGCGCAGCAGGCGCAGCAG GAGGGGTTTTGATTTTTGCACCTGTTGCTATTGCCACGATTGGTTACTCCGCTGCGGTGGGATTGACTGCTGTGGTTAACACTGGATTGGTGACtggcacagcagcagcagcag GTTCAGCTGGTGTGAGCGCTGCTGCCGCGCCTGTCGCAGGCTTAGTGATGGCGCTCTTCTGA
- the LOC133487522 gene encoding galectin-8-like isoform X2: protein MSVANAKLSVLKPAIPYTGSIPGGLHPGEIIIIQGTVPANADRFQIDLSCGGSTRPPSDVALHFSPRFKGSPCVRCNSLLQESWGQEETLQQLPYKRGAAFETIILVHQDAFKVAVNGTHLLEYKHRVPLNRINTFSVSGKVQVQAIGYIPNSAIYSESGDLSLPYKGSILKGLSPGQHITIKGQISMYPHSVTVNLCNSRTDSIALHLNPRMKSSTFIRNSYLNESWGQEERELVIFPFSPGEYFEAHQFKLAVNGLHLFEFKHRVQDLSTIDQLEIMGDLELMDVKLW from the exons ATGTCTGTGGCAAACGCGAAGCTTAGCGTCCTGAAGCCG GCGATCCCATATACAGGATCGATACCTGGAGGCCTGCACCCTGGAGAGATCATCATCATCCAGGGCACTGTACCCGCAAATGCTGACAG GTTTCAGATTGACCTTTCCTGCGGTGGTAGTACCAGGCCGCCATCTGACGTGGCCTTGCACTTCAGCCCTCGCTTCAAGGGCTCGCCCTGCGTGCGATGTAACTCCCTGTTGCAGGAGAGCTGGGGCCAAGAGGAGACGCTGCAGCAGCTGCCCTATAAACGCGGGGCCGCGTTTGAGACCATCATCCTGGTGCACCAGGACGCCTTCAAG GTGGCAGTAAATGGAACTCACCTCCTGGAATACAAACATAGAGTCCCACTAAACAGGATCAACACATTTTCTGTGTCTGGGAAGGTCCAAGTGCAGGCTATAGGCTACATCCCAAACTCT GCAATATACTCGGAGTCTGGTGACTTG AGCCTCCCTTACAAAGGCAGTATCCTAAAAGGCCTTAGCCCTGGGCAGCACATCACCATCAAAGGACAGATCAGCATGTATCCTCACAG TGTTACAGTGAACCTCTGCAACAGCAGGACGGACAGCATTGCTCTTCACTTGAACCCTCGCATGAAATCCAGCACGTTCATTAGGAACTCGTACCTGAATGAATCTTGGGGTCAGGAGGAGCGGGAGTTAgtcatttttcctttttctcctgGAGAGTATTTTGAG GCACATCAGTTCAAGCTGGCGGTGAACGGCTTGCACTTGTTTGAGTTCAAACATCGGGTGCAGGACCTGAGCACCATCGACCAGCTGGAGATAATGGGAGACCTGGAGCTCATGGACGTCAAACTGTGGTGA
- the LOC133487522 gene encoding galectin-8-like isoform X1 — MSVANAKLSVLKPAIPYTGSIPGGLHPGEIIIIQGTVPANADRFQIDLSCGGSTRPPSDVALHFSPRFKGSPCVRCNSLLQESWGQEETLQQLPYKRGAAFETIILVHQDAFKVAVNGTHLLEYKHRVPLNRINTFSVSGKVQVQAIGYIPNSAIYSESGDLSLPYKGSILKGLSPGQHITIKGQISMYPHSVTVNLCNSRTDSIALHLNPRMKSSTFIRNSYLNESWGQEERELVIFPFSPGEYFEILLLCQAHQFKLAVNGLHLFEFKHRVQDLSTIDQLEIMGDLELMDVKLW, encoded by the exons ATGTCTGTGGCAAACGCGAAGCTTAGCGTCCTGAAGCCG GCGATCCCATATACAGGATCGATACCTGGAGGCCTGCACCCTGGAGAGATCATCATCATCCAGGGCACTGTACCCGCAAATGCTGACAG GTTTCAGATTGACCTTTCCTGCGGTGGTAGTACCAGGCCGCCATCTGACGTGGCCTTGCACTTCAGCCCTCGCTTCAAGGGCTCGCCCTGCGTGCGATGTAACTCCCTGTTGCAGGAGAGCTGGGGCCAAGAGGAGACGCTGCAGCAGCTGCCCTATAAACGCGGGGCCGCGTTTGAGACCATCATCCTGGTGCACCAGGACGCCTTCAAG GTGGCAGTAAATGGAACTCACCTCCTGGAATACAAACATAGAGTCCCACTAAACAGGATCAACACATTTTCTGTGTCTGGGAAGGTCCAAGTGCAGGCTATAGGCTACATCCCAAACTCT GCAATATACTCGGAGTCTGGTGACTTG AGCCTCCCTTACAAAGGCAGTATCCTAAAAGGCCTTAGCCCTGGGCAGCACATCACCATCAAAGGACAGATCAGCATGTATCCTCACAG TGTTACAGTGAACCTCTGCAACAGCAGGACGGACAGCATTGCTCTTCACTTGAACCCTCGCATGAAATCCAGCACGTTCATTAGGAACTCGTACCTGAATGAATCTTGGGGTCAGGAGGAGCGGGAGTTAgtcatttttcctttttctcctgGAGAGTATTTTGAG ATTCTCCTCCTCTGCCAGGCACATCAGTTCAAGCTGGCGGTGAACGGCTTGCACTTGTTTGAGTTCAAACATCGGGTGCAGGACCTGAGCACCATCGACCAGCTGGAGATAATGGGAGACCTGGAGCTCATGGACGTCAAACTGTGGTGA